The genome window ATACGCTAATTGTGTTGACCTGGGGTTTCCTAAGAGTCATAAAATTGATCAGGAAAGTCCATGtgagcaaagaaaaatgctgcgtgttttaaaagaaacacacattacaaaaagaaaaaaaaaaaaaaaaggaaaaagttagaaATTAATTTGATACGTTTCAGTTCCAGCCTGCGCAGCCAATATTTCTACAGACAGTAGTCTTCCACAGATGAAGAGGGAGAAGTGCAAATGTAAAGCAAATTTACATGAGCAAAGCCTAccctaaaaatgcttttttttttttttaatgatttatttttcaggGAAATGAAAGACACCGAGATGCCGATTTTGCTGTTAGTAGTCAGCACGCACTCTCCACTAAATGGTCAGAGCAGCCCCAGAGATGATTTCTTGCTCGTGTGAACACTGAGACTAATTGAACCGTGAACATGAAGTAAAGGCTACTTGGATGAATATGTTTGCATAAAATGAAATCCCAAGTTGTTCACCAGGTCTGTGACCTTGGGAGGGAAAAAACATCACTTGATCTTATACCTTTTGGCTGTGATCTCTAATTAAAAAAgctaaatcaaataaataaaataaaacccagtcTTACTACCCCAGAGCCCTGTGACACCCTgtctcataaaaaaaaccccaaaacacaaaccaacccaaaaccctcTTTCCTTCACAGCCTCTAGAGGTACCCAGCTGTAACTCTCAGATGGTTTGAGGGACAGGTATTTCCAAAGgcagggacctcaaagcccataCCCAAGGTGGACCAGCATCCATTACTGTCCCCCcaagggaaagcaaggaaacaagcAGAAAGCAAACCACCACAACCTCACAGGACTCACCTATCTGCTTGTCAGCAAGGGTCACCCGGAACTGCAAGGTCAGCTGTGTCTTATCCACGGGTTTACAGTTGGAGACATTTACCCAGAAGTCATGATACATATTTCGGGGCTCGGGCAGAGGCTCATCCTCACGGCGCACGGTTTCCTCTGCCCCCGCTGTCTCTTCCTTTATGTTGACATAGGCACGTCCCGTCTCACAAGCGATGCCCATGCGGTCCTTGGAGAACCCTAGGCGGGCAACTTGCTTCTTGGGCACAACAACGTACCAGGATATGGATACGTAAGGAGGTAGACCATACGGCCAGTTGGGAGTCTGCAAGTAAACTTTAGCTTTTGGATCTGGACTCACAGTGAAAGAGCACTCATCTGTAGTAAAGTAAAGGAATAAAGGAATGAAAACTTAGTTTTGacggtttcttttttttaaagctttctctttCAGCACATGAAATTATCTGGTCTTTCTTTTCCGTAACAAAAAAGCATCACTTATACCTGTGACCAGCAAATTTGTACAGTCAACTGCATCTCAGTACCAGCAATAGAAGTCATGTATCATCCCTTCCACATCAGTAATTATCCCAATTAGCACAGATATATCTGCAGAATTTCCCACAAACAACTATCTGCTGTATAGAACACAAAGTTCCTTCCTTCTTCCAGGAATAAACTACCTCATTGATTCAGATAAAGACTGATCCTAGCAATGGCTCCAGGACTAGACTCTAAAGAATTGAACTCTTATTTCTATTTATTCCTACATGCTCCAACAAGCATATTGAGAAATCCAACACCATACAACAGAGTAATACAAACCACTACCTTACCTTTAATATGTGGCACGAAAGACATTTGCAGATCCTGATGCTTAGACTCATTGAGGAATCTTTTACCAAATGTTTTTAAGGATATGGTGACGTTATTCCTCATCTGAATCTTTTCAACGGATCCACCAGGACAGAATACACCAACATTCAACTCCGTCTCTGGGGTGGCACCAACAATGCTGTAACTGTAGCTTGTGTTGCACCTCTGCTCTGGGACATGTTGCTGAAGTTTCAAAGACGGAGACATAATTTCTATGTTGATCAGATCAGGAGCCAAGAGCTTCCAAATAAACTTATGCAGTTGAATTGGCAATTGGGTAATAGCCTTGGGCACCAAAAGGTAAAAGATCTTCCTCTGACACCACCGAAGATCGACACAGCCTGCAATCACAAAAGCAAGTCCCAAGGGTTGTATTTTTCTTGCAAAGGAAATAtctaagaaaagcaaatattccTGCGTACCGGAGCGCATGCGCGCACACACAGAGTACCGTCAGTTTTGTGTTACAGACCCAGATAAGGCTCCaaggagatcttatagcagccttccagtagctgaagggggcctacaggaaggacggggaggggctgtttatcagggagtataacgataggacatggggtaatggtttcaaactgaaagagggtagatttagattggatatcaggaagaagttctttactgtaaggacagtgatgcactggaacaggttgcccggggaagttgtggatgccccatccctggaggtgttcaaggccaggctggatggggctttgagcagcctggtctagtgggaggtgtccctgcccatggcagggggttggaactaggtgatttttaaggtcccttccaacccgaaccattctatgattctataagcaaCTACCTCAGAAAACATCCTCTCTTGGTAACCTTTACCCAAACAtgcatcatttttatttaaagagcttTCCTTAAAAGGGTGCAGGACACCAAAGAAACCAAGACATACAAACGTATTCAAAATCCCTCACTCAAGATATTACTTTTGTCCTGCCACTTGCTGACTGGGACACTGTTGCAGACTAGCCACGGTCCAGATATATTCTTTAAAACTCTTTCTCTACTGGTAGTTGAAAGTGTTTGGGAAAATCCTACAAGTGGACATGCAAGAGGCCCAAGATGCACTCCTGGTGGCCCCCTTGGTCCCGCATTTTCATGGGCAGGTTTATGGCTCTCCTGCTCTGTTTCCATATTTTGCAGTTTTTACTGAGAAGATTCTCAGGTGCCTTCTGTCCTTTCCCTTCTAGGAATAGCTAtgcagtttctatttttaaaggcagaatgACATAGTGAACAACAAGGTTGTCTCCAGATTCATCGTACCCATCTCCCAGCTGGCCCAAAGCCTGGTTTCCAGACTCACTCTATTTAAAGCCCAAGGGAGAGAGAAGGTTTGATCCCTGGGGAAAAGCATGCAAAAGCATTCCCTACGAAACAACGTTAAGCCACTTTTGTCATACTTATGCCTTTTTCAGCTGTGATCCTCAGACGGGACAAGTCCTTGCAGAGAAAGGAGATCTTGTAGATGGCGCCAGACACTAAAGTCAAGACGCGGTCGCAGGTGCGAGGATCCTTACAGATCAGGCATATCGGTTCAGACATGACTGGGATGCGGCTGGGCCACCCTTCGAAGTGTATCGTTACAGTCATATTCAATTCCTTGCTCAGGTCAACCAAATGGGTGACATCTGCAAAGGTAAACAACCCAGACCAATTACCAGCAAGACGCGTGGTGTGAAGCAGAAGTTCTTCCATCTCTTCTCACTCCATTAGGCGAGCAGCTGATGCAGCTGTTTCTATATTAGCtaagaaaacattatttacttCTTTCCATCAGTGTAATACGAACTCAGGCAGTATCATATCACGCTTCTAATTTAGAGATTTGTGCTTTTCCACACACAAACCCCATTTCCCTACCACTTTTCAATTGTAACAGCATAACATGTATGCTCGACGCTTTTGAACAGTTTAGGCTATAATGTAAGGAGCTCAGCCAACTATGTTAGATTTATTTTCCCTAAGagttttttctcttatttcttttaaagtcagCTCTACCGATCACACACCGGTTGATCAAAAAAGGTTCTCCATTCTCAAATTTCTTATTTCCATCTAGAGTTCCGCCCCTGCTAACTTTTTGTTGGTTTAGGGATTTCGAGCCAAGCTGAAGAAATTTGTTGAAAGTCAGTAATTAAGCACATCTGGTTGTCTGGAGTCATTTAAAGATTAAGCTAATTTAAATGCAAGTACCGATAaggttcaaaaaagaaaaatttgccaAGTACTGTACTTCAGCAGAAGTGCTGGCAGTCATTACGAAGGTCACTGGAGCCTTCAAAGATGCTTCCTAACAGTCTTTTCTGTTCGGCAATTAAAAACGTACAGAGATGCCACAAATGATCAAAGTCTGTCACCACGCTGGTGGGAAGGCTGTGGATCACGCCTTGCTAGGCTGCTTCGTTTCCCTCAACGGCATGACTGAACTACCGCACTGCCCTTGCAGCATTTGATTGCTCAAAAGCGTtcttccagaaatattttctggaatTTACAGCCACAAAAGCTGTACAAGGTCAGGCAGAAACCTCTGTGTCATCGCCACAACCAAGCACAGAACCTGGGATTGCTATCGCAGGGTTATTCATTCTTCAGagttgggggttttggttttttgagttttttttttgtttgtttttttttgtttttttttttttttttactgcagcagCTAAACACAGAGAGGCTTAGATCAAGAAGTTATTTTGATTGGGAAGAGACTATTTTCCTCTTATTTAATGACAAGCACTGCAGACAGTCGTGGAATACCCAAATGTTTGGGAAGCTTTGAGAATATGCAGGtaccaatacattttttttataagaGTCATGTTTAACTTGCACACTGCAGAcgtcatttttttgttttctttttttgtaaacaaGAGTTTCAATACTGTCCTGAGGGCTAATTTGAATCTGTGATGGAACTTATATAACCACAAAATCACTCATGAAATCCTATAAAATCCCTAGAAAAACCACTGTTGTCTCTTAAATCCAAGTGGTTTATTGCTTGCATTTCATTCAATGAcaacttgttttttattttttaggtgaTTATCATCTTGTCTACTGgccataaatatattaaaattcctctttgctttccaaaGTAGAAGGGAAATAAAGCTGATGATTAACTGAATACAATGTTTTCACTCTGTCTGGCTTCCAAGGTGCAACGACACACAATAAATGCAAGCAAACACGATTTCGTTACCAACAATTTCAGGAGGATTTGCTGCTCGCGAATGGAGCCAGACTAGACAAAGAACTGAGGATTACAGTGGCAAGATGCTACAGATCCTTTCTGCATACTTAACTTCAAGGTACAGGCCACTCAAACTTCATTCCCTCCAAAATGACTTAGAAAGCCTCTGATTAGCTCCTGCTACAGAGGTAGTCCGGAGCGTGGATTTCCCTCCACCTGCTCCTCTGCAGTGAGGGCACCTTGTCTATTAACCTCCACCATGAACCAAGGTCAGAGCTAAGAAGCCAGAGGATAAATCGCTTATTTCATAGCTCATTACCTAGCcaggctttttatttctgttttcagatagaTGCTGTGGTATTACACATCATTGTGTTAAGCCTGTCTGAACTTGgcgcaaaaccacaaacaaacaaatattcttAGCGTAGCAACAAGCAGCAAGAAACCTAAAGAACATCCAAATGCGTAGGGCATATTATCATTGGAGTATCTTATTGACATCTTCCATGTCTAGTGTGACTTCTTCACACTGGAAGATGTTCAGGCTTCcctaagaagcaaaataaaactcagaggaaggaagcagggaaggaaagaaatacataCTGATGCCATTAGTAGTATGAAGATAGTTTTACATCTCCAATTTCACCCATTCAATGCTATGAATCCTGACCATCCGCGACAGGAGGTTTCACCTGGCGACTGCTTACGTACAGAGCAGAAACCTGTGCTCACATTTTAAGAGATacctttgaaatgttattttcagcTGTAAGATTCAAAACTGTCCAAAAAAGCTTGAACTTGATTTCTGTACTGGAGAACAGGCAGCCCGGAAAATTCCGATCAAGCAGTTATGGTCCTTGCCCAATAGCTGGATCGAGCCCCAGAGGGAACACAGTCGCAAGGAAAAGCTAGCTTTGTTTATACAACATGCAAGCCCTGATACTGCAGGTGTTAAAGGTGTTTTTCAATTACATGATACAGgtgctgggaaaggaaaggaatccCTGTTTACAAGCTACAGTGTAAACATCTATGATGGACCTTTATACTTCATCACAAATTGCAAGTTTTAGCATCACCGTCCACCTTGCTGTAATGACGGCCGGTGGTACCTGTGGTGGTAAAACAGGCTGCAGCGTTGCTTGGCAACCCACCTCCTTAAACTCAAGGAGGGTCCAAAGTTCAagaaaaacaacgaaaaaaaaccccaacccagcatttctcttccTTGCGGTGCTCAGACCAGGCATCTGTAAGCAAAAGCAATGGAAGGGGCAGGCGGGTACTTACTCTCATCGACCTGCGGGTGCTGAACAACGACTTGGAAGAGCAAGCGGAGGATGCCCGGGTTCTGAGCATCCTGGTCGCAGCCCTGCAGGGACAGGTTGAAACTGCCAGGGATATTGGCAGGCTGGCTGTCGCTCAGCTTGAACACCTCCGGGTTGCTGAGGGAGCCGGGGATGTAGTACTCCaccctctcctctttcctttcgCAGTTGGAGAGGCTGTAGTTGTGGAAAAACACGCTTGCTCTCATGCTGGAAGGAATCACAAACTGCCACGTCATGAGCTCGTCTTCTGGAAAGCCCAGCGGGTAGTTTGGGGACATCAAGGTGACTGAAGACTCTCCCTTCAAAACGGATTCAATAATGCATAACcctaaaaaaaggaggaaaaaaaccacacataacAAGTTGCAATTAAAGACAACACGCTGGCATATGTAGCACCCCAGCAgcagagtatttttattttgacagtgACGCACCTCAGCGACAGGTTAGGTTATTACAAAACCCTCAGACTAAAACATATATTTGAGTTGAAGTTTTTGTCGTCAATCACAGAAGAGGCAAGGGATATATTaatgctgtattttcagtttAGTGGGTTTACCTTTCACACACATGGACAGAGGGGcctttattttttgaaaggaaatatccTAGTTCCTATTTCTGGTCCTGGCAAACATGCAACCTGACAACGGCTTCTGCTCCATtgggtttcaggaaaaaaaaaaaagatgcgaGCTTTTATACCAGCACAGAGCTCTCTgtccaaaaaaatcccagagcTAACAAAAGCATGCCAGCAGAGACAAATGCAAGCCACGGAGACTGTGTAAGACACTTCATGCTTGGATGACTCTTGGCAGCATGAAGTTGGGTACACAAGAGATTATGGTGCCACTCTAGGAATCCAGCGATGATTTGCTACTGCGAGGAGTGCCAGGAGTTACAAAAACTTGTGTTCTAGAACCTCAAACCTGGACCAGGTCCCTTCTATAATTGATGGCAACAACTGCAGAATTCAAGTAAAGAGCGAGAACATCTCCCTAGAAGGGTTTGTCGCGAGATCACAAAGTAACCCGCCGATTGCTATATAACATTCCAGGTATTTTAAGAAGATTATTGCCCAACGGCTTATGTTACTGTGCAGGTTGAAACAGATAGCTGTATTTAAGCAGCCTCACGTGCCTTCCAGGCACTGCTTCTCATTTTCCCACCTTCCTCTCCTGAAGGGAGGCATTGGCTTGAGACTCCAGCAAGCCAAggaagctttatttaaaaataaacaaacgcAACCACACACTGCAACCAGTAAATAACTCTCTTGGCTCATTCCAATTATGCTATCTAGTCTCACctagctgaaaaaataaagaaaaatagagcaGGTATGTTTAAGTTTTAGGAAATCTAAAGCAATTGAAAATGAGTAATGTGCAccaaaggcagtttaacaacaATTTTTGTAATTAATAGGTTAACCAATCAAACTAAGATATTTTGACGCTAGAAGAGCAACAGCTACCAAACTAAAAACCACACAATAGCAGCTTTGAGAAAAGATGAAGTGGGAGGGAATTAGGGGTAGCAGCACCGAAACTAGAAGGTTACCTGAGAAGAAAGGTTTAAAGAATTCTGCTGCTATCTGCATGAGGCAGCTACAGGTGAGGAAACACTACTCCGTACTTACGTTTTATGGAAGCCCTGTTAGCTATGTTGAAGCCCGAGGTGGTGAGCGGCGAGTTCCATGGGAGATGCAGAGACATGATGACTCCTCCCAGCAGCTTGACACGAGACACTGAGCCGTTCCTGCAGAAGGTGCCAATGTTGACCGTGGCCTTATCGATGCAGCTGTTGATATTGTAGCTAACAAAATCTGGGCATGTCTCTCCCGGTTCAATCTGTCTTAGCCACGGGGTAGAAAATTTCAGTTCAAGTCCAGCCTTTGTACTTGCCTTCACATCCCAGATGAAAGTCCTGTTAAGGCGAGGTAGCCCCAGTGGGTAAAGATGAACATCTCCGAAGGGACACGGACCTGACACACAGTCTAAATGCAGAGAGAGAACAGCCATGATAACACTCTGGAAAGCATTCAAGTAAATGAGGAATTTGATACTTTGATTgctattttcacattttttaggTTGCACTTCTCTTCTACGTGCATTAAAAGACACTCCTATAATACGGTCACATGCTCTCTCTAAACAGGGTTGCTAGCCCATAGAGCAGACAGGATAAACCTGCTTTAGTCAAGCTGACTAACAGAAGGGATTAATTGTAGTATTCCTCCTGCCTTGTTTGCTGAAGAGTTTAGAAGGTATTTAGTGAGTAGGGTAGAAAGCTGAATGGGCAAAAGGGAGAAATGCAGCATCAGGACAGATGGAAATCATGGATTTAGAGAACTGATTTTTATCCCATCTCGCTCAGAGAATTCCTGGCACATCATTCATATATGAAATTTTCCACTGCTTGCCATAAACTGTACCTTCTTTTCCTTGGTGCCCTGATGAAAAACCTGGCCCCCAAATTTTGGGGACGTGATGAATAACAACAACTGCCACTGCACGATTCTGGGGAGAACCTAGaaaacttttcttcaaaaaatccAGAATATTGGTATTTCAAGCTGCACACTAAAAATAAGCATACTTTAATCCATGTCTAGGCTTCAacttaaaagaagaaatagcaCAACTGCATCTTACAAATATATCATGAAATATTGTGAACGTGACTATTTGCATGAACCATATGAATAGAACTCCAAAACATGAAGAGAACTATCCTTCAACACCACCCCAAAAACAACAATGATGCTACCAAAGACTGAATACTCAACTAAGTTTGGGATCTCATTGAGAAGTAGCACGTGTTCATGCCATTAGAGTACACTAGCATGCATACACCAGGGATAACATTCAAAACAAATGAAGGTTTAGTTCCAACACTTCCAAATTTTCAGTTTGTTGATTGCAATaatgttcattaaaaataaggaaacatgCGCACGTCTTCAATGTTTCACATTCAAAATCAAGCTGCTCAATGAGTAATGTGGGTAATGTATCATTATCAGTGCCCACAGgctttgacagaaaaaaaaaaataaattctttgatGGGTTTATAAACCGTGGGAGAAGGGAATGCGGCAAGGAATTGATGCAACAAACTATCATTCAACTGTGTCTGAAACAGCCAAGTTAACGCTCATTCTGCCAGCCATAATACAGACTTCTTTAACTTGAGTAGTTTCAGTAATTCAAAGTTATTTATCGGTGTTCAAAGATTTCTTCTTACCCAAGATTACAGAGGATACCTTAATAcagtaagagggaaaaaaaaaaaaaaggcatgtagtTTTACTGGAGGAAAATTACCAttggaggaaaaattaaaaacctgtaTCTTAccaatatttttctgaatttccaTGATGAAATACTTCTCTGGAGTACTACAAGTGAAGGTAAAAGTCACGTTATCCCCAGGCTTTATCTTGAGTTCAGACCTGAAGAAATTTTTAACATGAATTTGACAGCCCACCAAAACACCAGGTCGCAGTTTAATCATAACCGTGACATTGTCCACCGTACGAAGAGCGATCGTAAAGGaagctaagaaagaaaaaaaaaaaataatgtagtgtTTTTTCACTAGCATGTATGAGTATCACCAGCCTCTCCACACATCCCCATAGATGCCACATTGTCAGAAGGAATACTTGCATCCATGTTCTCAAAACATATTGTTGGACCTACAGAAAATGCCTCAGCTCTTCCAACCCAGCACAGACGATACAAAAATACGCTTGCTGCATGCGCCCAGAGAGAGGTACACATGCAATTTGTGCAGGACCAGTTCTGCTCCAGGTAACCTTCACGAGAGTTATTTATTTCACGTTTTAAAAGTAGCTCAGCTATTCCTTCCAAATTTCTGTTGTCCAGGCTTTGCTTTTTGCCCTGTTATGCCCGACATAGAGCCGTCTTCGTTTCTGAAGGCACCCATGAAGTCATGACTCGATTGAGGAAGTTTATTCAGCAGTCAAACAACAAAGCAACTCCCAGCTTCCATTGCACCTGATGGTAACCGGTGAACCTCTGGGTATGCCCCAGCAGTTACTGCAGACCAGACTAGGTACTCTGGCGATACCAAAAGCACATACCAACAAGACGTTTATACTTGTGGTTATggccctctcccaccctccccaccTTTTGCAACTCATTCCCTGAAGGCACAGGACATCCATGCAATGCTCCTCAGCAGCACAGAAGGCACCTGTGGCCTGGGACAGACTGCATGTTCTTGGATGCCTCCTCCCTATCCCCGACATGACCATCATAGACTTATGGCTTTTGGGGAATACATAAAAGCCTCAGCTGTCTTCACATATTTCAACCCATCCTCAAGCAATACGGCATGCAGGAGCAGCTCTCACAGGAAATACAGGAGCCACGGAGTAAACTGGTTGTTGAAATCTTCTCTTATTGAATGGGTAGTGGTTTATCAAATGGACCAAACCTGACTGTCTTCTAAAACCATACACGCAACATGAAACACCAAGGAGCACTCACTGGACATTCAAGATGACTAGAAAAGTTATTGGCATCAGCGTGGTTCTCAGCAAATACTGAGCCCAGCCCTTATTGAAGCAAGCAAAGTTTGCATGGAAGTCAGCCATACCCCATTCCCAGGTGGGATCTGAGGACAAGTCAGTTCATAAGTTTACTGACATTTGTTTTCACTACTCTCCCTTCCTTATTTCAGTGTATGGAAGATACAATCACAGTATCTACAGCACTTGTGCTTTTAgtgtttatagaaaaaaaaaatatttatgtttttaaaaaagtaagataTCTAGAAATAAGGGTACCCTAAGTTCTGTTCTAAATGTCTGTTCCTTGAGCGGGACATCATGCAGGGCTGCACAACCAAGCTCTGCCCATATGCCAGCTTGGGAATCCTCTTGCTCATTAACCCCAATAAAGAGAGATTTACCCGAGCAAACCCAGCAGCGCAGCACCCCAGGAGAGCCTCTGCAGCCACTGGCAGGCAGCACGCCAGGAAGGCACGGGAGAACAGCTGGCTCAGAAATGCACATCTGCAGGGTGCCCCAGGCTCTACCCGACCACTCACCATCCCTTGAGCACCTAAACATCCAGCCTGGTCCATGCCAGCTGCAATCGTCATGGTGGTGGCAAGGACACTGGCCAAAGCCCAGAGACCTGGGGACTCACCTGGCGAAGATTGCGGGGAGTGGGGCTGACTAAGCCACGGGAACCCTTGGTCAGCAGAGCCTTCTCGTGGCAGATGAGCACACCAGAGACCCTCAACCAACCTGAAACCACCCAACTCAAAACCAATCACCCTCCACCCAACTCAAAACTTCAGCCGTCACGGCTGCAGGGAGAAGTGTACCAGTATCAGCGATTCAAGCTCCCACAAAGCCCACCCATCCTATTTTTAAACACCCCTTTTAAAAATCTCCCTGATTTCTACAGCAATCTCATGGTTTTGCAGGGCCTGACTTTTCATTGCAATGTTTTGTGAAACCCCCAGGGATCGAGCAGTCGGCATGGACTATGGTCCCTCCCTGCCACCAGGAACGTTGCAGTTCCAGGTTTGCAAACACCAGACATCAAAAGTCTCACTGCTagggggagcagggcagaagaGAGTGCTCAGAGATATCCCAtcaagcttttatttcagttttgttggtCTTGAGCCTTCTTCCGGCCTTTCCGGCTTTTCTGTACAATCTTGGAGCCAAAAGACTTAACAAGCCCGTGAAACTGCCTTACCTATTTGCCTCCAGGATCAAAGGCTTAAAATGAAAAGCTCAAAAACCATAAGGCTTGCCAAATTTCTGCACATATTTGTAACGATGAGTTTGCCGATCCTCCATACCATTAGTAAGAACCTGGTCACTTAGTAACTTTCCTACAGCTTTTAAGTGATGAGACAGCCCTCCACCTGAGCATCTACACTGACTTTGTTCACCGCTTCCAGTGGCTGCCACTACTTGACATCGTGTTTTCTGCCTTAGAAATGCTCTTGCAGAGGCTTTCAGTCTGGGGtttccagagggggaaaagagaaagagaggaggggaaaaaaaagaggggaagggaaaaaaaagaggggaaaaagagagaccGAGCCGCGGGCAAAAAGAGAGACCGAGCCGCGGGCAAAAAGAGAGACCGAGCCGCGGGCAAAAAGAGAGACCGAG of Rissa tridactyla isolate bRisTri1 chromosome 2, bRisTri1.patW.cur.20221130, whole genome shotgun sequence contains these proteins:
- the CDCP1 gene encoding CUB domain-containing protein 1, producing the protein MAAGRALAALLAALLAASAQLLQREASFTIALRTVDNVTVMIKLRPGVLVGCQIHVKNFFRSELKIKPGDNVTFTFTCSTPEKYFIMEIQKNIDCVSGPCPFGDVHLYPLGLPRLNRTFIWDVKASTKAGLELKFSTPWLRQIEPGETCPDFVSYNINSCIDKATVNIGTFCRNGSVSRVKLLGGVIMSLHLPWNSPLTTSGFNIANRASIKRLCIIESVLKGESSVTLMSPNYPLGFPEDELMTWQFVIPSSMRASVFFHNYSLSNCERKEERVEYYIPGSLSNPEVFKLSDSQPANIPGSFNLSLQGCDQDAQNPGILRLLFQVVVQHPQVDENVTHLVDLSKELNMTVTIHFEGWPSRIPVMSEPICLICKDPRTCDRVLTLVSGAIYKISFLCKDLSRLRITAEKGISCVDLRWCQRKIFYLLVPKAITQLPIQLHKFIWKLLAPDLINIEIMSPSLKLQQHVPEQRCNTSYSYSIVGATPETELNVGVFCPGGSVEKIQMRNNVTISLKTFGKRFLNESKHQDLQMSFVPHIKDECSFTVSPDPKAKVYLQTPNWPYGLPPYVSISWYVVVPKKQVARLGFSKDRMGIACETGRAYVNIKEETAGAEETVRREDEPLPEPRNMYHDFWVNVSNCKPVDKTQLTLQFRVTLADKQIDLGVILAVLAGAGVLAAIGLTVCCVKKKKKKSQNPMVGVYNANVNTQVPGKQGLFTKGRKNNESHVYAVIDDAMVYGHLLKESNGSVSPEVDVYRPFDGPIGSLPPSPPPLSFRKDIKRSSNTEEPPSLTDTDHDTYTFAHQKSGQSEDIGDTSEKNNGDTSTSLLENKEQDGLVE